In one window of Streptomyces griseus subsp. griseus DNA:
- a CDS encoding branched-chain amino acid ABC transporter permease codes for MSDTTAEAAPEATTAPAPAPGGTKSLTERLRRPRTYAVLIASVLLLALPFYLDRFWLQAGLFAMAAAIGAIGLNMLTGATGQLSMGHAFFLAVGAYGYCILAGESSTENGHALTGLGLPTWLAAILAVLLAGGAGGLFSPIAGRLRGAYLGIATLALIFIGQHVLFNAGSLTGGYNGRAVPPLSLFGFTFDDTEVVIAAVPFGSSEKLWYVGLAALLLSALFARGILRGRPGRAMNAIRDHRIAAGVMGVPVARYRAGVFVLSSMYAGLAGVLLALVFQRTVPEYFGMILSLEYLAMIVIGGLGSVAGAVVGAFFVSLLPQVLTHYSDSLPLVSAPGTGGLAPGEASRYLYGAAVVAVVLFLPGGLARLGIALPRVTRPKKSGEKK; via the coding sequence GTGTCTGACACCACCGCCGAGGCCGCCCCCGAAGCCACAACCGCCCCCGCCCCCGCACCCGGTGGCACCAAGAGCCTCACCGAACGGCTGCGCCGGCCCCGTACGTACGCCGTCCTCATCGCCTCCGTCCTGCTCCTGGCCCTCCCGTTCTACCTGGACCGCTTCTGGCTCCAGGCCGGACTGTTCGCGATGGCGGCGGCGATCGGCGCCATCGGGCTCAACATGCTCACCGGCGCCACCGGCCAACTCTCCATGGGACACGCCTTCTTCCTCGCCGTCGGCGCGTACGGCTACTGCATCCTGGCGGGAGAGAGCAGCACCGAGAACGGCCACGCCCTGACCGGGCTCGGACTGCCCACCTGGCTGGCCGCGATCCTCGCCGTCCTCCTCGCGGGCGGAGCCGGGGGGCTGTTCAGCCCGATCGCGGGGCGGCTGCGCGGCGCCTACCTCGGTATCGCGACGCTCGCGCTGATCTTCATCGGGCAGCACGTCCTGTTCAACGCGGGCTCCCTGACCGGGGGTTACAACGGGCGGGCCGTACCGCCGCTCTCCCTCTTCGGGTTCACCTTCGACGACACCGAAGTCGTCATCGCGGCCGTGCCGTTCGGCTCCTCGGAGAAGCTCTGGTACGTGGGCCTGGCCGCTCTGCTGCTCAGCGCCCTGTTCGCCCGCGGAATCCTGCGGGGCAGGCCGGGCCGGGCGATGAACGCCATTCGCGACCACCGGATCGCGGCAGGCGTGATGGGTGTACCGGTGGCGCGCTACCGGGCCGGGGTCTTCGTCCTGTCCTCCATGTACGCCGGCCTCGCGGGCGTCCTGCTCGCGCTGGTCTTCCAGCGGACCGTGCCCGAGTACTTCGGCATGATCCTCTCCCTCGAATACCTCGCCATGATCGTCATCGGCGGGCTCGGCAGCGTGGCGGGCGCCGTCGTCGGAGCCTTCTTCGTCTCCCTGCTCCCGCAGGTGCTCACGCACTACAGCGACTCCCTCCCGCTGGTCTCCGCCCCCGGTACCGGCGGTCTGGCACCCGGCGAGGCGTCCCGCTATCTGTACGGCGCCGCGGTGGTCGCGGTGGTCCTCTTCCTGCCCGGCGGCCTCGCCCGCCTCGGCATCGCACTCCCGCGCGTCACCCGTCCGAAGAAATCAGGGGAGAAGAAATGA
- a CDS encoding discoidin domain-containing protein, translating into MTPPPPPPRPGRVLRRSLSASLALALTALAAATSLVVAGAPPAAAAAVPAPSPLNVPGRGATVPFKEHEAEYAATNGTLIGPNRLYGSLPSEASGRQAVTLDAVGEYVEFTLTAPANAMTFRYSLPDNAAGTGRDASIDVRVNGTQLKSVPVTSKYGWFYGGYPFNNNPGDTNPHHFYDETRTMFGSTLPTGTKVRLQVSSTAQSPTFTIDLADFEQVAAPIGKPSGALDVVSDFGADPTGAADATAKIQAAVDAGRAQGREVYIPQGTFKVQDHIIVDKVTLRGAGPWYSVLTGRHPTDRSKAVGVYGKYASQGGSSNVTLRDFAIIGDIRERIDDDQVNAIGGALSNSVVDNLWLQHTKCGAWLTGPMNNFTMRNTRILDQTADGVNFHYGVTNSTVTNTFVRNSGDDGLAMWAENIPNVNNKFTFNTVILPILANNIVTYGGKDITISDNVMSDTITNGGGLHIANRYPGVNSGRGTAVSGTHTAARNTLIRTGNNDYNWQFGVGAVWFSGLNEPIQGATVNVTDTEILDSSYAAIHLIEGASNGLNFNRVKIDGAGTYALQIQSPGRATFTDVVATHIAQSNPIHNCVGAGFQITRGSGNSGWYADPPACTGVWPAPVWTNGGVPGGGSGGPTDPPGPTDPPEETGNLAQGRAVSATSHVDVYGAGNTVDGNADSYWESRNNAFPQSITVDLGSAKAVKRVVLKLPPAAAWATRTQTLSLLGSTDNTTYNTLKASAGYTFNPSSGNTATVTLSDTPARYLRLTFTGNTGWPAAQLSEVEAYTS; encoded by the coding sequence GTGACCCCTCCCCCACCACCGCCACGCCCCGGCCGCGTCCTGCGGCGTTCCCTGTCCGCCTCCCTGGCGCTGGCCCTCACCGCGCTCGCCGCCGCCACCTCGCTCGTCGTGGCCGGTGCGCCGCCCGCCGCTGCCGCCGCCGTCCCCGCCCCCTCCCCGCTGAACGTCCCCGGACGCGGGGCGACCGTCCCGTTCAAGGAGCACGAAGCCGAGTACGCCGCGACCAACGGCACGCTCATCGGCCCGAACCGGCTCTACGGCTCGCTGCCCTCGGAGGCCTCGGGCCGCCAGGCCGTCACCCTCGACGCGGTCGGCGAGTACGTGGAGTTCACGCTCACCGCACCGGCGAACGCGATGACCTTCCGCTACTCGCTGCCGGACAACGCCGCCGGGACGGGCCGGGACGCCTCGATCGACGTGCGGGTCAACGGGACGCAGCTCAAGAGCGTGCCCGTGACCTCGAAGTACGGCTGGTTCTACGGGGGTTACCCGTTCAACAACAACCCGGGTGACACCAACCCGCACCACTTCTACGACGAGACCCGGACCATGTTCGGCTCCACCCTGCCGACCGGCACCAAGGTCCGCCTCCAGGTCTCCTCCACCGCGCAGTCCCCGACCTTCACCATCGACCTGGCCGACTTCGAGCAGGTCGCCGCGCCCATCGGCAAACCCTCCGGGGCGCTGGACGTGGTGAGCGACTTCGGCGCCGACCCGACCGGCGCGGCGGACGCCACGGCCAAGATCCAGGCGGCGGTTGACGCGGGCCGCGCGCAGGGCCGGGAGGTGTACATCCCGCAGGGCACGTTCAAGGTCCAGGACCACATCATCGTCGACAAAGTGACGCTGCGCGGGGCGGGCCCCTGGTACAGCGTGCTGACCGGCCGGCACCCCACCGACCGCTCAAAGGCTGTCGGGGTCTACGGCAAGTACGCCTCCCAGGGCGGCAGTTCCAACGTGACGCTGCGGGACTTCGCGATCATCGGTGACATACGCGAGCGGATCGACGACGACCAGGTCAACGCCATCGGCGGCGCGCTGTCGAACTCGGTGGTCGACAACCTCTGGCTCCAGCACACCAAGTGCGGCGCCTGGCTGACCGGTCCGATGAACAACTTCACCATGAGGAACACCCGGATCCTGGACCAGACGGCCGACGGGGTGAACTTCCACTACGGCGTCACCAACTCCACCGTCACCAACACCTTCGTCCGCAACAGCGGTGACGACGGGCTCGCCATGTGGGCGGAGAACATCCCGAACGTGAACAACAAGTTCACGTTCAACACCGTCATCCTGCCGATCCTGGCGAACAACATCGTGACGTACGGCGGCAAGGACATCACGATCTCCGACAACGTCATGTCGGACACCATCACCAACGGCGGTGGCCTGCACATCGCCAACCGCTATCCCGGGGTCAACTCGGGCCGGGGCACGGCTGTCTCGGGTACGCACACCGCCGCACGCAACACGCTCATCCGGACCGGGAACAACGACTACAACTGGCAGTTCGGGGTCGGCGCGGTCTGGTTCAGCGGCCTCAACGAACCGATCCAGGGCGCGACGGTCAACGTCACCGACACCGAGATCCTGGACAGCTCCTACGCGGCGATCCACCTCATCGAGGGAGCGAGCAACGGGCTGAACTTCAACCGGGTGAAGATCGACGGGGCGGGGACCTACGCGCTCCAGATCCAGTCGCCGGGCCGGGCCACGTTCACCGATGTCGTCGCGACCCACATCGCCCAGTCCAACCCGATCCACAACTGTGTCGGCGCGGGCTTCCAGATCACCCGGGGCTCCGGCAACTCCGGCTGGTACGCCGATCCGCCCGCCTGCACGGGCGTCTGGCCGGCCCCGGTGTGGACCAACGGCGGTGTGCCGGGAGGCGGCTCCGGCGGCCCGACGGACCCGCCCGGGCCCACCGACCCGCCGGAGGAGACCGGCAACCTCGCACAGGGGCGTGCGGTGAGCGCGACCAGCCACGTCGATGTGTACGGCGCGGGCAACACGGTGGACGGGAACGCCGACTCGTACTGGGAGAGCCGTAACAACGCCTTCCCGCAGTCGATCACCGTCGACCTGGGCTCGGCGAAGGCGGTGAAGCGGGTGGTGCTGAAGCTGCCCCCGGCGGCCGCCTGGGCGACGCGCACCCAGACCCTGAGCCTGCTGGGGTCCACCGACAACACCACGTACAACACCCTGAAGGCATCAGCGGGTTACACCTTCAACCCGTCGAGTGGGAACACGGCCACCGTCACCCTGTCCGACACCCCGGCCCGCTATCTGCGGCTGACGTTCACCGGCAACACGGGCTGGCCGGCCGCCCAGCTCTCCGAGGTGGAGGCGTACACCAGCTGA
- a CDS encoding bifunctional serine/threonine-protein kinase/ABC transporter substrate-binding protein: MEPLRSTDPARIAGYRILGRLGAGGMGVVLLGRSPGGALVAIKLIRAEYADDAGFRTRFRREVAIARQVRNRWAVPVVDADTEAAAPWLATEFVPGPALSEAVGSGAPLPERSVRALGSMLAEALEAVHGAGLVHRDVKPGNVLLGLDGPRLIDFGIARALDDTVLTATDAIVGSPGFLSPEQAQGRRIGPPSDIFSLGCVLVYAATGGRPFGSGPVEAMLFRTVHDPADLGALPSGLRPVVEGCLSKEPEGRPTSGDIRRAFAEDASGGSWLPGPVTHLIAERSARMLALPDIEATSLDVGSTVATGAGSRDTTAVPVPGRRRFLAYVTGGAVLAAAGGTTAWLATAFGDEKDPGGEGEGDKAAARPELRIGLQADLSGPSAAIGTGQERAALLAVAEHNARKDAPFTLRLVAADDGGEEARAKAAVRRFAEDPLLVAAIGATGADAAREALVAYDEAALPLLSVVDGDTRNLNRVFLCARPRNDMQMLPVAQFLGANGLDTVALVDDGTEYGRQTTRFLDAGLRGNGRTVLAETVREGTRDLDAEAERIVAKKPDAVVYGGGWRDAGRLARALAKAGFRGPRIGTQAVHDPRFLAEAGEDAAGWLVVSTAADPASVPSVRAFAAAYRERFDGEPPLLAAEAYDAVGLIAACAEGLGRESVTRQDMLPVLRSTRYKGVSKSYAFEAANGMYTGTGVFIYRVERGRFRYLGMDGREV; encoded by the coding sequence ATGGAACCGCTCCGTTCCACGGACCCGGCGCGGATCGCCGGGTACCGCATCCTCGGCCGGCTCGGCGCCGGGGGCATGGGCGTGGTGCTGCTGGGGCGGTCGCCCGGCGGCGCGCTGGTGGCCATCAAGCTGATCCGGGCCGAGTACGCGGACGACGCCGGGTTCCGCACCCGGTTCCGGCGCGAGGTGGCGATCGCCCGGCAGGTGCGCAACCGGTGGGCGGTGCCGGTGGTCGACGCCGACACCGAGGCGGCGGCGCCGTGGCTGGCCACCGAGTTCGTGCCGGGGCCGGCGCTGAGCGAGGCCGTGGGCAGCGGGGCGCCGCTGCCCGAGCGCAGTGTCCGGGCGCTGGGGTCGATGCTGGCGGAGGCGCTGGAGGCCGTCCACGGGGCGGGGCTCGTCCACCGCGATGTGAAACCCGGGAACGTCCTGCTGGGTCTCGACGGCCCCCGGCTGATCGACTTCGGGATCGCGCGGGCCCTGGACGACACGGTCCTCACGGCGACGGACGCGATCGTCGGCTCGCCCGGCTTCCTCTCGCCGGAGCAGGCGCAGGGGCGACGGATCGGCCCGCCGAGCGACATCTTCTCGCTGGGCTGTGTCCTGGTGTACGCGGCGACCGGCGGGCGCCCGTTCGGCAGCGGCCCGGTCGAGGCGATGCTCTTCCGTACGGTGCACGACCCGGCGGATCTGGGCGCGCTGCCGTCCGGACTGCGGCCCGTGGTGGAGGGGTGCCTGTCGAAGGAGCCGGAGGGGCGGCCGACCTCCGGGGACATCCGGCGGGCGTTCGCCGAGGACGCGTCGGGCGGCAGCTGGCTGCCCGGCCCGGTGACCCATCTGATCGCCGAGCGGTCGGCGCGGATGCTGGCCCTGCCCGACATCGAGGCGACCAGCCTGGACGTCGGTTCCACGGTGGCGACGGGCGCCGGGAGCCGGGACACCACGGCCGTGCCGGTCCCCGGGCGGCGGCGGTTCCTCGCCTACGTCACCGGGGGCGCGGTCCTCGCGGCGGCGGGCGGCACCACCGCCTGGCTCGCCACGGCGTTCGGGGACGAGAAGGACCCGGGCGGCGAAGGGGAAGGCGACAAGGCCGCCGCCCGGCCCGAGCTGCGCATCGGACTCCAGGCCGACCTCAGCGGCCCCTCGGCGGCCATCGGCACGGGCCAGGAGCGGGCGGCGCTGCTGGCGGTCGCGGAGCACAACGCCCGTAAGGACGCGCCGTTCACGCTGCGTCTGGTCGCGGCCGACGACGGCGGCGAGGAGGCGCGGGCGAAGGCGGCGGTACGGAGGTTCGCCGAGGACCCGCTGCTGGTGGCGGCGATCGGGGCGACCGGCGCGGACGCGGCGCGCGAGGCGCTGGTGGCGTACGACGAGGCGGCCTTGCCGCTGCTGAGCGTGGTCGACGGGGACACGCGGAACCTCAACCGCGTCTTCCTCTGCGCCCGGCCGCGCAACGACATGCAGATGCTGCCGGTGGCGCAGTTCCTGGGCGCGAACGGACTGGACACCGTGGCGCTGGTGGACGACGGGACGGAGTACGGCCGCCAGACCACGCGGTTCCTGGACGCGGGGCTGCGGGGCAACGGCCGGACGGTCCTCGCGGAGACGGTCCGGGAGGGCACCCGTGACCTGGACGCCGAGGCGGAGCGGATCGTCGCGAAGAAGCCGGACGCGGTGGTGTACGGGGGCGGATGGCGGGATGCCGGCCGGTTGGCGCGGGCGCTGGCGAAGGCGGGGTTCCGGGGGCCGCGGATCGGAACCCAGGCCGTGCACGATCCCCGGTTCCTGGCGGAGGCGGGCGAGGACGCGGCGGGGTGGCTGGTCGTGTCGACGGCCGCCGACCCCGCCTCCGTGCCTTCCGTGCGCGCCTTCGCCGCCGCGTACCGCGAGCGCTTCGACGGTGAGCCGCCGCTGCTGGCCGCCGAGGCCTACGACGCGGTCGGGCTGATCGCGGCCTGCGCGGAGGGGCTGGGCCGGGAGAGCGTGACACGGCAGGACATGCTGCCCGTGCTGCGGTCGACGCGGTACAAGGGCGTGTCCAAGAGCTATGCGTTCGAGGCCGCCAACGGGATGTACACGGGCACCGGGGTCTTCATCTACCGCGTGGAGCGCGGGCGTTTCCGGTACCTCGGAATGGACGGGCGCGAGGTCTGA
- the pssA gene encoding CDP-diacylglycerol--serine O-phosphatidyltransferase, translating to MTVVDPDTQADWVPEADEASDTDAEDMPLSMRLSIADTLTLGNATCGFMAVYFTTTGILIPHLTGSEETGMARHSAATAVILMLMAAIFDLFDGLVARKLRSSPMGAELDNLSDLISFGLAPAYFVLVYGMVADDAHQRVSALAAIVVLLAVVLRLARFSCVTLKDGMFQGMPSPFGALTVVSIVLLELPFVPTLLAIIGVAWLMVSRVEYPKPRGILAVAMLSWIVGAMGLLAAWAFDAPGGQLLLQTGCALQVVLGAVIPLFATARRVNTFRDNRREARAAQHP from the coding sequence TTGACCGTAGTTGATCCCGATACCCAGGCCGACTGGGTTCCCGAGGCCGACGAGGCGAGCGACACGGACGCGGAGGACATGCCGCTGTCGATGCGGCTGTCGATAGCGGACACGCTCACCCTCGGTAACGCCACGTGCGGATTCATGGCGGTGTACTTCACCACCACCGGAATCCTCATCCCGCACCTCACGGGCAGCGAGGAGACGGGGATGGCCCGCCACTCGGCGGCCACCGCCGTGATCCTCATGCTGATGGCGGCGATCTTCGACCTCTTCGACGGGCTCGTGGCACGCAAGCTGCGCTCCTCGCCGATGGGGGCCGAGCTGGACAACCTCTCCGACCTCATCAGCTTCGGGCTCGCCCCGGCCTACTTCGTGCTCGTGTACGGGATGGTCGCGGACGACGCCCATCAGCGGGTGTCGGCACTGGCGGCGATCGTCGTGCTGCTGGCGGTGGTGCTCAGGCTGGCGAGATTCTCCTGTGTGACCTTGAAGGACGGCATGTTCCAGGGCATGCCGAGCCCCTTCGGAGCGCTGACGGTCGTCTCGATCGTGCTCCTGGAGCTGCCCTTCGTCCCGACGCTGCTCGCGATCATCGGAGTGGCGTGGCTGATGGTGAGCCGGGTCGAGTACCCGAAGCCGCGGGGCATCCTCGCGGTGGCGATGCTCAGCTGGATCGTCGGTGCGATGGGGCTGCTCGCGGCGTGGGCGTTCGACGCGCCGGGCGGTCAGCTGCTGCTCCAGACCGGCTGTGCGCTCCAGGTCGTCCTCGGTGCGGTGATCCCGCTCTTCGCCACGGCGCGACGGGTGAACACGTTCCGTGACAACCGGCGCGAGGCGCGGGCGGCGCAGCACCCGTAG
- a CDS encoding phosphatidylserine decarboxylase, whose protein sequence is MPDSPTSANRGGVRIARGASPWLLPTVATAALSLARARKSGRWAAVAVPTTALAAGMLWFFRDPEREIAEGRVISPADGVVQSIMPWKDGRTRVAIFMSPLNVHVNRAPLAGTVTSVEHIPGGFVPAFNKESENNERVVWHFDTELGDIEMVQIAGAVARRIVPYLPQGTKVEQGERIGLIRFGSRVDIYLPEGIDVAVEVGQATTAGVTRIDRS, encoded by the coding sequence ATGCCCGACAGCCCTACCTCCGCAAACCGCGGCGGGGTCCGCATCGCACGCGGAGCATCGCCGTGGCTCCTTCCGACCGTCGCCACCGCGGCCCTCAGCCTCGCCCGCGCCCGCAAGTCCGGGCGCTGGGCGGCAGTGGCCGTGCCCACCACCGCGCTCGCGGCGGGCATGCTGTGGTTCTTCCGTGACCCCGAGCGCGAGATCGCCGAGGGCCGGGTCATCTCCCCGGCCGACGGTGTGGTGCAGAGCATCATGCCGTGGAAGGACGGGCGTACCCGGGTCGCGATCTTCATGAGCCCGCTCAACGTCCACGTCAACCGCGCGCCGCTGGCGGGCACCGTGACGTCGGTCGAGCACATCCCGGGCGGCTTCGTTCCGGCGTTCAACAAGGAGAGCGAGAACAACGAGCGCGTTGTCTGGCACTTCGACACCGAGCTCGGCGACATCGAGATGGTGCAGATCGCGGGAGCGGTCGCCCGTCGGATCGTGCCGTACCTCCCGCAGGGCACGAAGGTGGAGCAGGGCGAGCGCATCGGCCTGATCCGCTTCGGCTCGCGCGTGGACATCTACCTTCCGGAAGGTATCGATGTCGCGGTCGAGGTCGGCCAGGCCACTACCGCGGGGGTGACTCGAATTGACCGTAGTTGA
- a CDS encoding acyl-CoA dehydrogenase family protein: protein MTRLAQTAGLNDIQREILSTVRDFVDKEIIPVATQLEHRDEYPTEIVEGLKELGLFGLMIPEEYGGLGESLLTYALCVEEIARGWMSVSGIINTHFIVAYMLKQHGTQEQKDTFLPRMALGEVRGAFSMSEPALGSDVSAITSKGVRDGDEYVLNGQKMWLTNGGTSTLVAVLCRSDEGHSSEETATAPHKSMTTFLIEKEAGFGEVRPGLTIPGKIDKMGYKGVDTTELIMDDLRIPANRVLGGTTGRGFYQMMDGVEVGRVNVAARGCGVAQRAFELGVSYAQQRHTFGKPIAQHQAIQFKLAEMATKVEAAHAMMVNAARKKDSGERNDLEAGMAKYLASEYCKEVVEDAFRIHGGYGFSKEYEIERLYREAPMLLIGEGTAEIQKMIIGRRLLEEYRFQG from the coding sequence ATGACGCGACTCGCCCAGACAGCCGGCCTGAACGACATCCAGCGGGAAATCCTCTCCACGGTCCGGGATTTCGTCGACAAGGAGATCATTCCGGTCGCGACCCAGCTGGAGCACCGCGACGAGTACCCCACGGAAATCGTGGAGGGGCTCAAGGAACTCGGCCTGTTCGGGCTGATGATCCCCGAGGAGTACGGGGGTCTGGGTGAGTCGCTGCTCACCTATGCGCTCTGTGTGGAGGAGATCGCGCGCGGCTGGATGAGCGTGTCCGGGATCATCAACACGCATTTCATCGTGGCCTACATGCTCAAGCAGCACGGCACCCAGGAGCAGAAGGACACGTTCCTGCCGCGCATGGCGCTCGGTGAGGTGCGGGGCGCCTTCTCGATGTCGGAGCCGGCGCTCGGCTCGGACGTCTCGGCGATCACGTCGAAGGGCGTCAGGGACGGCGACGAGTACGTCCTCAACGGCCAGAAGATGTGGCTGACGAACGGCGGAACCTCGACTCTGGTGGCTGTTCTCTGCCGAAGTGACGAAGGCCACTCCAGCGAAGAAACAGCCACCGCGCCCCACAAGTCGATGACGACCTTCCTGATCGAGAAGGAAGCCGGCTTCGGAGAGGTCCGGCCCGGCCTGACCATCCCCGGGAAGATCGACAAGATGGGGTACAAGGGCGTCGACACGACCGAGCTCATCATGGACGACCTGCGCATTCCGGCCAATCGAGTCCTCGGGGGCACGACCGGCCGAGGGTTTTACCAAATGATGGACGGTGTCGAGGTCGGCCGGGTAAATGTCGCCGCGCGTGGTTGCGGCGTCGCACAACGTGCATTCGAGCTGGGCGTTTCATACGCCCAGCAGCGCCACACCTTCGGCAAACCGATCGCCCAGCACCAGGCGATCCAGTTCAAATTGGCCGAAATGGCCACCAAGGTCGAGGCCGCCCATGCGATGATGGTGAACGCGGCACGCAAAAAGGACTCCGGGGAACGGAACGACCTGGAGGCAGGGATGGCGAAGTACCTCGCCTCCGAGTACTGCAAGGAAGTCGTCGAGGACGCCTTCCGTATCCACGGCGGCTACGGCTTCTCCAAGGAGTACGAGATCGAGCGCCTCTACCGCGAGGCCCCGATGCTGCTGATCGGTGAAGGTACCGCCGAGATCCAGAAAATGATCATTGGCCGGCGCCTCCTGGAGGAGTACCGATTCCAGGGCTGA
- a CDS encoding MaoC family dehydratase: MQFGRTFEEFEVGAVYKHWPGKTVTEYDDHLFCLLTMNHHPLHMDSNYAESTTDFGRNVVVGNYIYSLLLGMSVPDVSGKAIANLEVESLKHIAPTFHGDTIYGETTVLDKTPSRSKNDRGIVYVETRGYKQDGTVVCVFRRKVMVPTETYVKERGGEQPGRPTPAN, translated from the coding sequence ATGCAGTTCGGACGCACATTTGAGGAGTTCGAGGTCGGTGCCGTATACAAGCACTGGCCCGGAAAGACGGTCACGGAATACGACGACCACCTCTTCTGTCTGCTGACCATGAATCACCACCCGCTCCACATGGACAGCAACTACGCCGAGAGTACGACCGACTTCGGGAGGAACGTCGTCGTCGGCAACTACATCTACTCGCTGCTCCTCGGCATGTCGGTGCCGGACGTCTCCGGGAAGGCCATCGCCAACCTGGAGGTCGAATCGCTGAAGCACATCGCGCCGACCTTCCACGGCGACACGATCTACGGCGAGACGACCGTGCTGGACAAGACCCCGTCGAGGTCCAAGAACGACCGCGGGATCGTCTACGTGGAGACCAGGGGCTACAAGCAGGACGGCACCGTGGTCTGCGTGTTCCGCCGCAAGGTGATGGTCCCCACCGAGACGTACGTCAAGGAGCGGGGCGGCGAGCAGCCCGGCCGCCCCACGCCTGCCAACTAG
- a CDS encoding HpcH/HpaI aldolase/citrate lyase family protein, producing the protein MTTPAHPSPTTAPAESGSAARSPVNRLRPRRSCLAVPGSNPRFLEKAQGLPADQVFLDLEDACAPLAKEGARHTIVDALNNGDWSGKTRVVRVNDWTTHWTYRDVITVVEGSGPNLDCIMLPKVQDAQQVVALDLLLTQIEKTMGFEVGRIGIEAQIENAKGLVNIDDIAAASPRLETLIFGPADFMASINMKTLVVGQQPPGYPADAYHYILMRILMAARTHDLQAVDGPFLQIRDVDAYREVAGRAAALGFDGKWVLHPGQVDAANEVFSPSQEDYDHAELILDAYDWCTSEEGGKKGSAMLGDEMIDEASRKMALVIAGKGRAAGMRRTSKFEAPEA; encoded by the coding sequence ATGACCACGCCCGCCCACCCGTCGCCCACCACCGCCCCGGCAGAGAGCGGCTCCGCCGCGCGTTCACCGGTCAACCGCCTGCGCCCGCGGCGTTCGTGTCTGGCCGTGCCGGGCTCCAACCCGCGCTTCCTGGAGAAGGCCCAGGGCCTCCCGGCCGACCAGGTCTTCCTGGACCTGGAGGACGCCTGCGCGCCGCTGGCCAAGGAGGGCGCCCGTCACACCATCGTGGACGCGCTGAACAACGGTGACTGGAGCGGCAAGACCCGGGTCGTGCGGGTCAACGACTGGACGACGCACTGGACGTACCGGGACGTCATCACGGTCGTCGAGGGCTCGGGGCCCAACCTCGACTGCATCATGCTGCCGAAGGTCCAGGACGCCCAGCAGGTCGTGGCGCTGGACCTGCTGCTGACCCAGATCGAGAAGACGATGGGCTTCGAGGTCGGGAGGATCGGCATCGAGGCGCAGATCGAGAACGCCAAGGGCCTGGTGAACATCGACGACATCGCCGCCGCCTCGCCCCGGCTGGAGACGCTGATCTTCGGCCCGGCCGACTTCATGGCGTCGATCAACATGAAGACCCTGGTCGTCGGCCAGCAGCCGCCCGGTTACCCGGCGGACGCGTACCACTACATCCTGATGCGCATCCTGATGGCGGCCCGCACCCACGATCTCCAGGCGGTGGACGGCCCGTTCCTCCAGATCCGTGACGTGGACGCCTACCGCGAGGTGGCCGGCCGGGCCGCCGCCCTCGGCTTCGACGGCAAGTGGGTGCTGCACCCCGGCCAGGTCGACGCGGCCAACGAGGTGTTCTCGCCCTCGCAGGAGGACTACGACCACGCCGAGCTGATCCTCGACGCCTACGACTGGTGCACCTCCGAGGAGGGCGGCAAGAAGGGCTCGGCGATGCTCGGCGACGAGATGATCGACGAGGCCAGCCGCAAGATGGCCCTGGTCATCGCGGGCAAGGGCCGGGCCGCCGGAATGCGGCGCACCTCCAAGTTCGAAGCCCCGGAGGCCTGA